A genome region from Arthrobacter sp. V1I9 includes the following:
- a CDS encoding SufE family protein, protein MTTQALPSALAAIVDDFQALTEPERLQLLLEFSQGLPDLPERLKDHPELLEQVVECQSPLFLTIETDKGDSPAGAVRLFFKAPPEAPTTRGFAGVLHEGLDGLSAEEILSVPDDMPELLGLTRAITPLRMRGMTAMLGRIKRKVAASSAVRS, encoded by the coding sequence ATGACTACTCAAGCATTGCCTTCGGCCCTTGCGGCCATCGTGGACGACTTCCAGGCCCTGACGGAGCCCGAGCGGCTCCAGCTGCTGCTCGAGTTCTCGCAGGGGCTCCCTGACCTGCCCGAACGGCTCAAGGACCACCCCGAGCTGCTCGAACAGGTGGTGGAGTGCCAGTCCCCGCTGTTCCTCACCATCGAAACGGACAAGGGCGACAGCCCGGCCGGCGCAGTTCGGCTCTTCTTCAAGGCACCCCCGGAGGCCCCCACCACGCGCGGTTTCGCCGGCGTGCTGCATGAGGGCCTGGACGGGCTGTCCGCTGAGGAGATCCTTTCGGTGCCCGACGACATGCCTGAACTGCTGGGCCTTACCCGCGCCATCACGCCACTGCGGATGAGGGGAATGACGGCCATGCTGGGGAGGATCAAGCGCAAGGTTGCGGCCTCGTCCGCCGTGCGCTCCTAG
- the ybaK gene encoding Cys-tRNA(Pro) deacylase, with protein MARNNASQGTPATAVLAAAGVPFVLHPYNHDPSAASYGAEAAEVLGIHPSKVFKTLMVEVEGRLAVGIVPVSGTLDLKAFAAALGAKKASMADPAAAQRRTGYVLGGISPLGQRLPSPTVLDRSALSLETLLVSGGKRGLDIELAPADLIRLTDALTAPISSLSAS; from the coding sequence ATGGCACGCAACAACGCATCACAGGGAACTCCGGCCACTGCCGTACTGGCGGCGGCCGGAGTTCCCTTTGTGCTGCACCCCTACAATCACGATCCCTCGGCGGCCAGCTACGGCGCGGAGGCTGCCGAGGTCCTGGGTATCCATCCCTCGAAGGTCTTCAAGACGCTGATGGTCGAGGTGGAAGGCAGGCTGGCGGTGGGCATCGTACCCGTCAGCGGAACGCTGGACCTTAAGGCCTTCGCGGCAGCACTGGGAGCCAAAAAAGCGTCGATGGCAGATCCTGCTGCTGCCCAGAGGCGTACCGGATACGTGCTGGGCGGCATCTCCCCGCTGGGCCAGCGGCTCCCTTCCCCCACTGTGCTGGACCGCAGCGCACTGTCGTTGGAGACGCTGCTGGTTTCGGGAGGCAAGCGCGGCCTGGACATAGAACTCGCCCCTGCCGACCTCATCCGCCTCACCGACGCCCTCACCGCTCCCATCAGCTCGCTGTCCGCCTCGTAG
- a CDS encoding S9 family peptidase: MALFQRTRPASVPPIQDPGAGLSLRAKWAIGGAIGGGALTGLLATGSSALAVYFARRVITPARHRTADQEVLAVIRDGHRQQVILAANDDTTVDGVYGFFFDGGKGHARIGRIVSYSPAERTVAREVEAVYSGDLSQARWGWWSGAVYPDPAAAGIPAEDVLIDVDRGQAPAWLVRAGGTARTWAVMVHGRGASRQEALRAVGPALELGLTSLLVSYRNDGLAPSADDGRYGLGSTEWRDIEAAIEYALANGAEEIVLFGWSMGGAISLQAADLSRYRNLIRAMVLDAPVIDWVTVLAHHAQLNRIPSLVGRYAQLMLGHPLGRRLTGLSAPVDLKVMDWVARAVELRTPTLIIHSVDDEYVPYKPSALLAERNPEIVTFEAFNHARHTKEWNVDPERWESVVKAWLRQQLAPRLNPGGIRQGTDAAAPEDRLSSSQDRPGE; this comes from the coding sequence ATGGCACTTTTCCAGCGCACCCGCCCTGCTTCAGTCCCGCCGATCCAGGATCCGGGTGCCGGGTTGTCCCTTCGCGCGAAATGGGCCATCGGCGGGGCCATCGGCGGCGGCGCCCTGACCGGGCTGCTGGCCACCGGGTCGTCGGCGCTGGCTGTCTATTTTGCCCGCCGCGTTATCACCCCCGCCCGGCATCGCACGGCTGACCAGGAAGTCCTGGCTGTGATCCGGGACGGCCACCGGCAACAGGTGATCCTTGCGGCCAATGACGACACCACCGTGGACGGGGTGTACGGATTCTTTTTCGACGGCGGAAAGGGGCACGCGCGGATCGGCCGCATCGTCTCCTATTCTCCCGCTGAACGGACGGTGGCGCGGGAGGTCGAAGCTGTTTACTCGGGGGACCTTAGCCAAGCGCGCTGGGGCTGGTGGAGCGGCGCCGTCTACCCGGACCCGGCCGCCGCCGGAATCCCTGCAGAGGACGTGTTGATCGACGTGGACCGGGGCCAGGCGCCCGCCTGGCTGGTCCGCGCCGGCGGCACGGCACGGACCTGGGCGGTGATGGTGCACGGACGCGGAGCCAGCAGGCAGGAGGCCCTGCGCGCCGTCGGACCTGCCCTTGAACTTGGACTGACCAGTCTCCTGGTGTCCTACCGCAACGACGGACTTGCGCCGTCGGCAGATGACGGGCGGTACGGCCTGGGCTCTACCGAGTGGCGCGACATCGAAGCAGCCATTGAATACGCCTTGGCCAACGGAGCCGAGGAAATCGTGCTGTTCGGCTGGTCAATGGGCGGTGCCATATCCTTGCAGGCTGCCGACTTGTCGCGCTACCGGAACCTCATCCGGGCCATGGTGCTGGATGCGCCGGTCATCGACTGGGTGACGGTCCTCGCCCACCATGCCCAGTTGAACAGGATCCCGTCGCTGGTGGGGCGCTACGCGCAGCTCATGCTGGGACACCCGCTGGGGCGGCGGCTCACGGGACTGTCCGCTCCCGTGGACCTCAAGGTGATGGACTGGGTGGCCCGTGCCGTGGAACTGCGGACTCCCACCCTGATCATCCACAGCGTGGACGACGAGTACGTGCCGTACAAGCCCTCAGCGCTCCTGGCCGAGCGGAACCCGGAAATAGTCACCTTCGAGGCCTTCAACCATGCCCGGCACACCAAGGAATGGAATGTTGATCCCGAACGGTGGGAGAGCGTGGTGAAGGCGTGGTTGCGGCAGCAGCTGGCGCCCCGGCTGAATCCCGGCGGGATCCGGCAGGGAACCGACGCTGCAGCGCCGGAGGATCGGCTCAGTAGTTCCCAGGACCGTCCGGGGGAATGA
- the msrB gene encoding peptide-methionine (R)-S-oxide reductase MsrB, with amino-acid sequence MSIFGNNILGNSIFGNKAADPAPEAPEAEPAVQKTDAEWREELTPEEYHVLRQSGTERPYTGEYWDTHTAGVYHCRACGTELFTSNEKFDSHCGWPSFWAPLADGTVRYIHDRTLGMERVEVRCATCDSHLGHVFGGEGYGTPTDQRYCINSVSLKLVPRQDPQASAPDADA; translated from the coding sequence ATGAGCATCTTCGGAAACAACATCCTGGGTAACAGTATTTTCGGAAACAAGGCTGCGGATCCTGCCCCTGAGGCGCCCGAGGCCGAACCGGCCGTCCAAAAAACCGACGCCGAGTGGCGGGAGGAGCTGACGCCGGAGGAATACCACGTGCTCCGGCAGTCCGGGACCGAGCGGCCCTACACGGGCGAATACTGGGACACCCACACAGCGGGGGTCTATCATTGCCGGGCCTGCGGCACGGAACTGTTCACCAGCAACGAGAAGTTCGATTCGCACTGCGGCTGGCCCTCTTTCTGGGCCCCGCTCGCTGACGGTACCGTGCGGTACATCCACGACCGGACGCTGGGAATGGAGCGGGTGGAGGTCCGGTGCGCCACCTGTGATTCCCACCTGGGACACGTGTTCGGCGGCGAGGGGTACGGAACGCCCACTGACCAGCGCTACTGCATCAACTCCGTATCCCTCAAGCTCGTTCCGCGCCAGGACCCGCAGGCCAGTGCGCCGGATGCTGACGCCTGA
- a CDS encoding DUF6421 family protein — protein sequence MTETLITAPTGITADNQDWLRLKAAASSIQSLQVKDGSIPDAGAHDEASRYVAEIVEAVRALVPAFPHDGPYLDAVCADLAAWETNGFTVPDFLSSLLAFQPQELRRDGLQHLVVFPMYTQNGSSNRLVEAVLIEVIWPEFIAGLEAGEYSNKLFVPIRFLDFTAGYDTNSAVLFPETVAVRETPTFTWGAIFADREAARFRRVLKAAAETTRLELPEGAAELLADQDLTEATFVMWDLIHDRTHMRGDLPFDPFMIKQRMPFFLYSLEELRCDLTAFRESVRIEKDEDADPEARRHAKLVQYAIIFDRIFRFAITGSRVRNYDGLGGQLLFAWLHQQHVLHWTDTRLTIDWDEVADAVIALGASIDDLYWRSIDRPKTAHWLAAYQLISATLTPNPASTWAKGPDALALAGPPRGLTDQVLDDEFPLSMFYEALEKKMRPVIESTAGITGASAL from the coding sequence ATGACCGAAACATTGATCACCGCTCCGACCGGAATAACCGCGGACAACCAGGACTGGCTCCGGCTCAAAGCTGCGGCCTCCTCCATCCAGTCCTTGCAGGTGAAAGACGGCTCTATTCCCGACGCCGGCGCCCACGACGAAGCATCCCGGTACGTGGCCGAAATTGTCGAAGCCGTCCGCGCCCTCGTCCCGGCCTTTCCGCATGACGGCCCCTACCTGGACGCCGTCTGTGCAGACCTCGCCGCCTGGGAAACCAACGGCTTCACCGTCCCCGACTTCCTGTCGTCGCTCCTGGCCTTCCAGCCGCAGGAACTGCGCCGGGACGGCCTCCAGCACCTGGTGGTCTTTCCGATGTACACGCAGAACGGCAGCAGCAACCGGCTGGTCGAGGCAGTCCTGATCGAGGTGATCTGGCCGGAGTTCATCGCCGGGCTGGAGGCCGGGGAATATTCAAACAAGCTGTTCGTCCCCATCCGCTTCCTGGACTTCACCGCCGGCTACGACACCAACTCCGCCGTGCTGTTCCCCGAGACGGTTGCCGTCAGGGAAACCCCCACCTTCACGTGGGGAGCCATCTTCGCTGACCGCGAGGCCGCCCGGTTCCGCCGCGTGCTGAAGGCAGCTGCCGAAACCACCCGCCTGGAACTTCCCGAAGGCGCGGCGGAACTCCTCGCGGACCAGGACCTGACGGAGGCCACGTTTGTGATGTGGGACCTCATCCACGACCGGACGCACATGCGCGGCGACCTGCCGTTCGATCCGTTTATGATCAAGCAGCGGATGCCCTTCTTCCTGTACTCCCTCGAAGAGCTGCGCTGCGACCTGACAGCCTTCCGCGAGTCCGTACGCATCGAAAAGGACGAGGACGCCGACCCGGAAGCCCGCCGCCACGCCAAGCTGGTGCAGTACGCCATCATCTTCGACCGGATTTTCCGCTTCGCCATCACGGGCAGCCGGGTCCGCAACTATGACGGACTGGGCGGCCAGCTCCTGTTCGCCTGGCTGCACCAGCAGCACGTCCTCCACTGGACCGATACCCGGCTCACCATCGACTGGGACGAAGTAGCTGACGCCGTTATCGCCCTGGGTGCAAGCATTGATGACCTGTACTGGCGGTCCATCGACCGGCCGAAAACCGCGCACTGGCTGGCCGCTTACCAGCTGATCTCCGCTACCCTTACTCCCAACCCGGCTTCTACCTGGGCCAAGGGTCCCGACGCGCTGGCCCTGGCTGGTCCCCCGCGCGGCCTGACGGACCAGGTGCTGGATGACGAATTCCCGCTGTCAATGTTCTACGAAGCACTGGAGAAGAAGATGCGTCCTGTCATTGAGTCAACTGCTGGAATCACCGGAGCATCTGCCCTGTGA
- a CDS encoding low specificity L-threonine aldolase, translated as MTTTSETAAGTRLHDPTIRGFASDNYSGVHPEVLAALAAANDGHQVSYGEDDYTARLQELMEEHFGTGIECFPVFNGTGANVLSLQSLLPRWGAVVCASTAHINMDENGAPERIGGIKLLHVPTPDGKLTPQLIDREAWGWGDEHRAQPLAVSITQTTELGTCYTPEEVRAIADHAHAKGMKLHMDGARLANAAAHLQVPLRAFTRDAGVDILSFGGTKNGLLFGEVVVALNPEAAHGLVYLRKMNMQLASKMRFMSAQFIALLEGDLWLRSASHANAMATRLRTAVDTIDGVQPTQKTESNGVFAILPAGVADRLRNSFRFYDWNEAAGEVRWMCSFDTTEEDIDAFVAAIRHELRTFGSGQSS; from the coding sequence ATGACAACAACATCAGAGACTGCCGCCGGAACCCGGCTGCACGATCCCACTATCCGTGGATTCGCCTCGGACAATTACTCGGGCGTCCACCCGGAGGTCCTCGCGGCCTTGGCTGCGGCCAACGATGGCCACCAGGTCTCCTACGGCGAGGATGACTACACCGCCCGGCTGCAGGAACTGATGGAGGAACATTTCGGGACGGGCATCGAGTGCTTTCCCGTGTTCAACGGCACCGGTGCCAACGTCCTGTCGCTGCAGTCGCTGCTCCCCCGCTGGGGCGCCGTGGTGTGCGCCTCCACTGCCCACATCAACATGGACGAAAACGGCGCGCCGGAACGCATCGGCGGCATCAAGCTCCTGCACGTCCCCACACCGGACGGCAAGCTTACGCCCCAACTGATCGACCGGGAGGCCTGGGGCTGGGGCGACGAACACCGCGCCCAGCCGCTCGCCGTCTCCATTACCCAGACCACCGAGCTCGGAACCTGCTACACGCCTGAGGAGGTGCGGGCCATCGCGGACCACGCACACGCCAAAGGCATGAAGCTCCACATGGACGGGGCCCGGCTGGCCAATGCCGCAGCACATCTCCAGGTCCCGCTGCGGGCGTTTACCCGCGACGCCGGCGTGGACATCCTTTCCTTCGGCGGCACCAAGAACGGGCTGCTGTTCGGCGAAGTGGTGGTGGCGCTGAACCCGGAGGCGGCGCACGGGCTGGTGTACCTGCGGAAGATGAACATGCAGCTCGCGTCCAAGATGCGTTTTATGTCGGCCCAGTTCATCGCCCTCCTCGAAGGCGACCTCTGGCTGCGGTCCGCCTCCCACGCCAACGCCATGGCCACCCGGCTCCGCACCGCCGTCGACACCATTGACGGTGTGCAGCCGACGCAGAAAACAGAGTCCAACGGCGTCTTTGCCATCCTGCCCGCGGGGGTGGCGGACAGGCTGCGGAACTCCTTCCGCTTCTACGACTGGAACGAGGCCGCCGGGGAAGTCCGGTGGATGTGTTCCTTCGACACCACCGAGGAGGACATCGATGCCTTTGTGGCAGCAATCCGCCATGAGCTTCGTACATTTGGAAGCGGACAGTCCAGCTAG
- a CDS encoding DUF3000 domain-containing protein, with protein sequence MNALDKVPPEFLHALGTLRKAQCRAELHLAEIPAPARLAPFAVALGAEVLAPGPGTAITPLHGPAAMALAAASGTADDDETELATGRFILLHDPEGSAVWDGEFRIVTYIRAQLEPEMGNDEMLGTVAWTWLVEALENHKAPYRAAGGTATRVLSESFGTLAERPGSIDIELRASWTPATSDVTAHLEAWSDMVCTFAGLPPLPDGVTPLPNRRRS encoded by the coding sequence GTGAACGCACTTGACAAGGTTCCCCCGGAATTTCTCCACGCCTTGGGAACCCTCAGGAAAGCCCAGTGCCGCGCGGAACTCCACCTCGCGGAGATTCCCGCGCCGGCCCGCCTCGCGCCGTTCGCCGTAGCGCTGGGCGCGGAGGTTCTGGCACCGGGGCCCGGCACCGCCATTACTCCCCTGCACGGCCCCGCCGCTATGGCGTTGGCTGCCGCGTCAGGAACAGCGGACGACGACGAAACCGAGTTGGCAACGGGCCGCTTCATCCTGCTCCACGACCCTGAGGGCTCCGCGGTGTGGGACGGGGAGTTCCGCATCGTCACCTACATCCGTGCCCAGCTGGAGCCGGAGATGGGCAACGACGAGATGCTGGGAACAGTGGCGTGGACCTGGCTCGTGGAGGCGCTCGAGAACCACAAAGCCCCTTACCGCGCAGCCGGCGGCACGGCCACCCGGGTCCTTTCGGAAAGCTTCGGGACGCTTGCGGAACGGCCCGGCTCCATCGACATCGAGCTCCGCGCGTCCTGGACTCCGGCAACCTCAGACGTGACCGCCCACCTTGAAGCCTGGTCCGACATGGTGTGCACCTTCGCAGGCCTGCCGCCCCTCCCCGACGGCGTCACCCCGCTCCCGAACCGGCGCCGGAGCTAG
- a CDS encoding HRDC domain-containing protein has translation MTPNIPENTTAGVPAADTAPHITVEGFDSPIPEIIELDSPREGVPLVIETQAGLERCAAAIAAGTGPAGVDAERASGFRYGQRAFLVQIRREGAGTWLIDPEPFENLDIINDALRGVEWILHAASQDLPCLSELGMWPDRLFDTELAARLAGLPRVGLAAVIEQLLGFGLAKEHSAADWSTRPLPEPWLRYAALDVEVLTELREELIELLEADGKLEYAEQEFAAILDAGLAPPRVDPWRKTSGLHQIRDRRQLAAVRELWLERDSLAQKRDVAPGRLIPDSALVAAAKAMPSTVPQLLGTKGFHGRAAQREAPRWLRCIAAARDLEDLPPLHLATNAPPPPRVWADRDPEAAARLATARPLLQEKADQLNLPLENLLTPDYLRRVAWRPPAEISESAVGAELRMLGARQWQVELAAPLITDAFLNPQPLPPKEPKPDAAASGQ, from the coding sequence ATGACCCCTAACATTCCGGAAAACACCACGGCCGGCGTTCCGGCTGCTGATACCGCACCCCACATCACGGTGGAAGGCTTTGACAGCCCCATCCCCGAAATCATTGAGCTCGATTCGCCCCGCGAAGGCGTTCCGCTGGTCATCGAAACGCAGGCCGGGTTGGAGCGGTGCGCGGCTGCAATCGCCGCAGGCACCGGGCCGGCCGGAGTGGACGCTGAACGGGCCTCCGGCTTCCGCTACGGACAGCGTGCCTTCCTGGTCCAGATCCGCCGGGAAGGGGCGGGGACGTGGCTGATCGATCCTGAGCCCTTCGAGAACCTGGACATCATCAACGATGCCCTGCGCGGCGTCGAGTGGATCCTGCATGCGGCCAGCCAGGACCTGCCCTGCCTGTCCGAACTGGGCATGTGGCCGGACAGGCTTTTTGACACTGAGCTGGCAGCCCGCCTGGCAGGCCTGCCGAGGGTTGGCCTGGCTGCCGTTATTGAGCAGCTCCTGGGGTTCGGGCTGGCCAAGGAACACTCGGCCGCTGACTGGTCCACCCGGCCCCTTCCCGAGCCGTGGCTGCGCTACGCCGCCCTGGATGTTGAGGTCCTGACGGAGCTGCGGGAAGAACTCATTGAACTCCTGGAAGCTGACGGCAAGCTCGAGTACGCGGAGCAGGAGTTCGCGGCCATCCTGGACGCCGGGCTCGCCCCGCCGCGGGTTGACCCGTGGCGGAAAACGTCCGGCCTTCACCAGATCCGCGACCGTCGGCAACTGGCGGCTGTCCGGGAGCTGTGGCTCGAACGGGATTCCCTGGCACAGAAGCGGGATGTTGCCCCGGGAAGGCTGATTCCGGATTCGGCTTTGGTGGCGGCGGCGAAGGCAATGCCGTCCACCGTTCCGCAACTGCTCGGCACCAAGGGCTTTCACGGGCGGGCTGCGCAGCGCGAGGCTCCCCGGTGGCTGCGCTGCATCGCGGCCGCCCGGGACCTGGAGGATCTTCCGCCGCTGCACCTGGCCACCAACGCCCCGCCCCCTCCGCGCGTGTGGGCCGACCGTGACCCGGAGGCCGCGGCCCGGCTGGCCACCGCCCGACCGCTGCTGCAGGAAAAGGCCGATCAGCTGAACCTCCCGCTGGAGAACCTGCTGACCCCCGACTACCTGCGGCGTGTGGCGTGGCGGCCACCTGCTGAAATCAGCGAATCAGCAGTGGGTGCGGAACTTCGTATGCTCGGCGCACGGCAATGGCAGGTGGAACTAGCGGCGCCCCTCATCACGGACGCGTTCCTCAACCCACAGCCGCTGCCGCCAAAGGAACCCAAGCCTGACGCAGCAGCATCCGGACAGTAA